The sequence below is a genomic window from Oscillospiraceae bacterium.
ACAAGGGGGCATTCACCATGGAAAAAGGCAGATTTTTCGCACTGTTATCCCGTATGAAATACATCGGGCGCTGGGGGCTGATGCGCGGCACGCGCACCGAAAACCTCTGTGAGCACTCGCTCGAGACCGTCTACATCACCCACGCGCTGGCCGAAATCCATAATACGTTCGATACCGAATCCGCCATCGGCACGGCCGACGTAAAAAAGGCGGTGTTGTATGCGGCTTATCATGACGCGCAGGAGGTCTTTACAGGCGACTTGCCGACGCCTGTCAAATACCGCAACCCTGAAATTCGGGATGCTTATAAGGCGGTGGAACATGCGGCGTCCGAGCGGCTTTTGGATTCGCTGCCCGACGACCTCCGTACGGCCTATGCGCCGTATTTAGCGCCTGACCCCGATTGTTTGGAATGGAAGCTCGTCAAGGCGGCGGATAAGCTCTCGGGCCTGATCAAGTGCCGCGAAGAATTGGCGTTCGGCAACCGCGAATTCGCGGCGGCCGAGCAAGCGCAGCTGGCGGCAATCAAGAATCTGCATCTGCCCGCAGCGGAACTTTTCGTAAAAAAATATCTGCCGTTCTACGCCAAATCCCTGGATGATCTGTTGGAAACCTGAATCCCCGATCCTGTTCAAGACATGCCGCGAGGGCTGATGACAACATCAGCCCTCGAAAATTTTTATTGTCAGAGCCCGGGTTCGGGTGCGGGTGTCGTAAACATGGCGCGGAAATCCTCACCGGAGATCTTCTCATCCGCCAGCAACCGTTCCGCCACGCGGTTGAGAATGTCGGTATGTTCGGACAAAATCTCTCTGGCGCGGGCAAAACAACTGTTGATAATGTTATGAATCTCCTCGTCAATCTGAGCCGCAACGGATTCTGAGACATTCTGGGTATGCGTAAAGTCACGCCCCAAAAAGACCTCTTCGCCCGAGTCATAACAGACAGCGCCGAGTTTTTCGGAGAATCCGTATTTGGTGACCATCGTACGGGCGATCTGAGTTGCGCGCTGGATGTCGTTGGACGCGCCGGTCGAGATATCGTCGAGCATCAGCGCTTCGGCGACACGTCCGCCGAGCATGGAGGTCACATCCTCCAACAGCTCGTTTTTAGTGACAAAGCTCTTGTCTTCAGTCGGCAGATACATCGTATAACCGCCGGCCATTCCGCGCGGAATAATCGAAATTTCATGCACAGGATCTTGGTTGGGCAGAAAATAACTGACGATCGCATGGCCGCCCTCGTGATATGCGGTCAGCTTGCGGTCCTTGTCGGTGACCTTGCGGCTGCGTTTCTCGGGGCCCATCATGACCTTA
It includes:
- the yfbR gene encoding 5'-deoxynucleotidase — translated: MEKGRFFALLSRMKYIGRWGLMRGTRTENLCEHSLETVYITHALAEIHNTFDTESAIGTADVKKAVLYAAYHDAQEVFTGDLPTPVKYRNPEIRDAYKAVEHAASERLLDSLPDDLRTAYAPYLAPDPDCLEWKLVKAADKLSGLIKCREELAFGNREFAAAEQAQLAAIKNLHLPAAELFVKKYLPFYAKSLDDLLET